The following proteins are co-located in the Amblyraja radiata isolate CabotCenter1 chromosome 8, sAmbRad1.1.pri, whole genome shotgun sequence genome:
- the LOC116976106 gene encoding zinc finger protein 664-like isoform X1: MRVDGGSYCTEQRVRMDATVRTKSFPEKQLYGSNSGIMTSMTAQSYTESTREDKPYSIHLNGQHTSATSSDLNPFSSAENFIRRGILEDATAVGCSREEMQSPSIGVGGVNLAIGRAGKEQFRCPHCGKTFEELSSFTAHKQTHRDDNPLKCKVCDKIFMHLSSLLKHHRIHTGERPFKCEVCGRAFSVSSSLLQHQRIHTGEKPFKCDVCQKRFTESTSLRTHQHIHTGEKPFKCTECGKGYSRSSQLLIHHLTHTDEKPYQCTICLKGFIQFTHLANHQRVHTGEKPFQCDLCQKRFVSFSSLASHQHIHTGMKPFKCEMCGKTFTQSSNLLKHRRIHTGEKPFKCEVCDKTFTVSSSLLKHQRIHTGEKPFKCDVCAKCFIESSSLTRHQRIHTGVKPFKCEVCNKVFTQSSSLLKHQYMHTR; this comes from the coding sequence GAGGATCATATTGCACAGAGCAGAGGGTGAGAATGGATGCCACGGTCAGAACAAAGTCATTCCCTGAAAAACAATTGTATGGTAGTAACTCGGGAATTATGACATCGATGACTGCCCAAAGTTACACTGAAAGTACTCGGGAAGATAAACCATATTCAATACATTTAAATGGTCAGCACACCAGTGCTACATCATCCGACCTTAACCCATTCAGCAGTGCTGAGAACTTCATCAGAAGGGGCATTTTGGAAGATGCAACTGCTGTAGGTTGTTCACGAGAGGAGATGCAAAGTCCTTCAATTGGTGTAGGTGGTGTGAACTTGGCCATAGGCCGTGCCGGGAAGGAACAATTTAGATGTCCTCACTGTGGAAAGACCTTCGAAGAACTATCCTCCTTCACTGCTCATAAGCAGACCCACAGGGACGACAACCCATTGAAATGCAAGGTGTGCGATAAGATCTTCATGCACTTGTCCAGCCTCCTGAAGCACCACCGCATACACACTGGCGAGCGGCCCTTTAAGTGCGAGGTGTGCGGAAGGGCCTTCTCGGTTTCCTCCAGCCTCCTGcaacaccagcgcatccacacgggGGAGAAGCCGTTCAAATGCGACGTGTGTCAGAAGCGCTTCACCGAATCCACCTCCCTTAGGACGCACCAGCACATCCACACCGGCGAGAAGCCATTCAAGTGCACCGAGTGCGGCAAGGGCTACAGCAGGTCGTCGCAGCTGCTGATTCACCATCTCACGCACACCGACGAGAAGCCATACCAATGCACCATCTGCCTGAAGGGCTTCATCCAGTtcacccacctggccaaccacCAGCGGGTACACACTGGGGAGAAGCCCTTCCAGTGCGACCTGTGCCAGAAGCGCTTtgtctccttctcctccctcgcCTCGCACCAGCACATCCACACGGGCATGAAGCCCTTCAAGTGTGAGATGTGCGGCAAGACTTTCACGCAGTCGTCCAACCTCCTGAAGCACCGGCGTATCCACACGGGGGAGAAACCCTTCAAGTGCGAGGTCTGCGACAAGACCTTCACCGTGTCCTCCAGCcttctgaagcaccagcgcatccacacaggCGAGAAGCCGTTCAAATGCGACGTCTGCGCCAAGTGCTTCATTGAGTCCTCCTCCCTAACCaggcaccagcgcatccacacaggCGTGAAACCATTCAAATGTGAGGTATGCAATAAGGTGTTCACGCAGTCATCCAGCCTCCTAAAGCATCAATACATGCACACCAGGTAG
- the LOC116976106 gene encoding zinc finger protein 664-like isoform X2, whose protein sequence is MDATVRTKSFPEKQLYGSNSGIMTSMTAQSYTESTREDKPYSIHLNGQHTSATSSDLNPFSSAENFIRRGILEDATAVGCSREEMQSPSIGVGGVNLAIGRAGKEQFRCPHCGKTFEELSSFTAHKQTHRDDNPLKCKVCDKIFMHLSSLLKHHRIHTGERPFKCEVCGRAFSVSSSLLQHQRIHTGEKPFKCDVCQKRFTESTSLRTHQHIHTGEKPFKCTECGKGYSRSSQLLIHHLTHTDEKPYQCTICLKGFIQFTHLANHQRVHTGEKPFQCDLCQKRFVSFSSLASHQHIHTGMKPFKCEMCGKTFTQSSNLLKHRRIHTGEKPFKCEVCDKTFTVSSSLLKHQRIHTGEKPFKCDVCAKCFIESSSLTRHQRIHTGVKPFKCEVCNKVFTQSSSLLKHQYMHTR, encoded by the coding sequence ATGGATGCCACGGTCAGAACAAAGTCATTCCCTGAAAAACAATTGTATGGTAGTAACTCGGGAATTATGACATCGATGACTGCCCAAAGTTACACTGAAAGTACTCGGGAAGATAAACCATATTCAATACATTTAAATGGTCAGCACACCAGTGCTACATCATCCGACCTTAACCCATTCAGCAGTGCTGAGAACTTCATCAGAAGGGGCATTTTGGAAGATGCAACTGCTGTAGGTTGTTCACGAGAGGAGATGCAAAGTCCTTCAATTGGTGTAGGTGGTGTGAACTTGGCCATAGGCCGTGCCGGGAAGGAACAATTTAGATGTCCTCACTGTGGAAAGACCTTCGAAGAACTATCCTCCTTCACTGCTCATAAGCAGACCCACAGGGACGACAACCCATTGAAATGCAAGGTGTGCGATAAGATCTTCATGCACTTGTCCAGCCTCCTGAAGCACCACCGCATACACACTGGCGAGCGGCCCTTTAAGTGCGAGGTGTGCGGAAGGGCCTTCTCGGTTTCCTCCAGCCTCCTGcaacaccagcgcatccacacgggGGAGAAGCCGTTCAAATGCGACGTGTGTCAGAAGCGCTTCACCGAATCCACCTCCCTTAGGACGCACCAGCACATCCACACCGGCGAGAAGCCATTCAAGTGCACCGAGTGCGGCAAGGGCTACAGCAGGTCGTCGCAGCTGCTGATTCACCATCTCACGCACACCGACGAGAAGCCATACCAATGCACCATCTGCCTGAAGGGCTTCATCCAGTtcacccacctggccaaccacCAGCGGGTACACACTGGGGAGAAGCCCTTCCAGTGCGACCTGTGCCAGAAGCGCTTtgtctccttctcctccctcgcCTCGCACCAGCACATCCACACGGGCATGAAGCCCTTCAAGTGTGAGATGTGCGGCAAGACTTTCACGCAGTCGTCCAACCTCCTGAAGCACCGGCGTATCCACACGGGGGAGAAACCCTTCAAGTGCGAGGTCTGCGACAAGACCTTCACCGTGTCCTCCAGCcttctgaagcaccagcgcatccacacaggCGAGAAGCCGTTCAAATGCGACGTCTGCGCCAAGTGCTTCATTGAGTCCTCCTCCCTAACCaggcaccagcgcatccacacaggCGTGAAACCATTCAAATGTGAGGTATGCAATAAGGTGTTCACGCAGTCATCCAGCCTCCTAAAGCATCAATACATGCACACCAGGTAG